In Streptomyces venezuelae, the sequence TCATGCTGGCGCAGGAGATGTCCTTGACGGCGACGCTGGAGCAGCCGCTGGGCGACCGGAAGGTGATCGACGCGACCACGGGCAAGCCGATCCCCCGGCAGTGACCGGCCGTCCCCGGCAGTGACCGGCCGTCCCGGGCAGGGCCCGGTGCCGGTGTGCGACGAGGGCCCGCCCCCGGTCGGATGCGACCGGGGGCGGGCCCTCGTCATGCGTGCGTGCGGACCGGCCGGTGTTCAGGACCCGGCCGGACGTTCAGGCCTAGCTGAACGAGTCGCCGCAGGCGCAGGAGCCCGTGGCGTTGGGGTTGTCGATCGTGAAGCCCTGCTTCTCGATGGTGTCGACGAAGTCGATGGAGGCGCCGTGGAGGTACGGGGAGCTCATCCGGTCCGTGACGACCTTCACACCGTCGAAGTCCTTCACGACGTCGCCGTCGAGGGAGCGCTCGTCGAAGAAGAGCTGGTAGCGCAGGCCGGAGCAGCCGCCGGGCTGGACGGCGACGCGGAGCGCCAGGTCATCGCGGCCTTCCTGCTCCAGCAGGGTCCTGACCTTCTCGGCGGCGGCGTCGGACAGGAGGATGCCGTCGCTCACAGTGGTCTTGTCGTCCTGTACGGACATCTGCATTCACTCCCGAAGTGGGCGGCTCCCCGCCGGGGGCGGGGAAACGTCGGACTCTTGCCGTCGGTGGCAACGAGCGGGACCGCGGATTCATTCCGGGACCCGACGCTTGTTTCAGATATTCCATGCTCGCACACCGCGCGCGGGGGCGGACCCGGCGAATCGTGGGCTGATGCGTCACATTGACACTATCGGCATCGTCAAACTGACGTGAAGCGGTTATGATAGATAGCGTCAAGTAGACGAGAAGTCGAAGCGATGATCCAGAAGTCCCTAGTCGCAGAACAGAAAGGGTGCGTGTCGTGACCACCGCCCAGCCTTTGGACGTCCAGCCGACGCCCCTTGCCCTGCTGCTGCTCGGCCGTGAGGCCGACCCCAAGAGCGAGCGCGGGGTGGAGTGCCCCGGCGACCTGCCGTCGCCGTCGGACCCGAACCTCGTGGAGCGTGCCCGCGCGGCCAAGGAGAAGCTCGGGGACAAGGTCTTCATCCTGGGCCACCACTACCAGCGTGACGAGGTCATCGAGTTCGCGGACGTCACCGGCGACTCCTTCAAGCTGGCCAAGGACGCGGCCGCCAAGCCGGAGGCCGAGTACATCGTCTTCTGCGGCGTGCACTTCATGGCCGAGTCCGCGGACATCCTGACCTCGGACGACCAGAAGGTGGTCCTGCCGGACCTGGCCGCCGGCTGCTCGATGGCCGACATGGCCACCGCCGAGCAGGTCGCGGAGTGCTGGGACGTACTGACCGAGGCCGGTGTCGCCGACGTCACGGTGCCCGTCTCGTACATGAACTCCTCCGCCGACATCAAGGCCTTCACCGGCAAGCACGGCGGCACGATCTGCACCTCGTCCAACGCGAAGAAGGCCCTGGAGTGGGCGTTCGAGCAGGGCGAGAAGATCCTCTTCCTCCCGGACCAGCACCTGGGCCGCAACACGGCCGTCCGCGACATGGGCATGTCCCTGGACGACTGCGCGCTCTACAACCCGCACAAGCCGAACGGCGGCCTCACCGCGGAGCAGCTGCGGAACGCCAAGATGATCCTGTGGCGCGGGCACTGCTCGGTGCACGGCCGGTTCTCGGTCGACTCGGTCAACGACGTCCGCGCCCGGATCCCCGGCGTGAACGTCCTGGTCCACCCCGAGTGCAAGCACGAGGTCGTGGCGGCCGCGGACTACGTCGGCTCGACGGAGTACATCATCAAGGCGCTGGAGGCGGCCCCGGCCGGTTCCAAGTGGGCCATCGGCACGGAGCTGAACCTGGTCCGCCGCCTGGCGAACCGTTTCGCCGCCGAGGACAAGGAAGTCGTCTTCCTCGACAAGACGGTCTGCTTCTGCTCGACGATGAACCGCATCGACCTGCCGCACCTGGTGTGGACCCTGGAGTCCCTGGCCGAGGGCACCCTCGTCAACCAGATCCAGGTCGACAAGGAGACCGAGAGCTTCGCGAAGCTCGCGCTGGAGCGGATGCTGGCGCTCCCGTAGCCGCTCCTCCCCCGTACGTGCCCGAAGGGCCGCTCCCCGGTCGAGGAGCGGCCCTTCGGCCTTCGTACCGCAGGTGTCAGGCCTTGGCCGGAACCTCGTCCTCGGCTGCGGCGGGAGCCGGGACCACCGTCAGGCGGGCCTCGCGCTTCGCCGCGCGCTTGGCGCGGCGGCGCTCCTTGCGGAGCTCGACCATCGTGTAGAGGGTCGGCACCAGCAGCAGCGTCAGGACGGTGGAGCTGACCAGGCCGCCGATCACCACGACCGCGAGCGGCTGCGAGATGAAGCCGCCCTCGCCGGTGACGCCCAGCGCCATCGGGAGCAGCGCGAAGATCGTCGCCAGGGCCGTCATCAGGATGGGGCGCAGCCGGTGCCGGCCGCCCTCGACGACCGCTTCGACGACGCCCAGGCCCTGGGCGCGGTACTGGTTGACCAGGTCGATCAGGACGATCGCGTTGGTCACCACGATGCCGATGAGCATCAGCATGCCGATCATCGCCGGGACGCCCATCGGGGTGCCGGTGGCGATGAGCAGGCCGAGCGCGCCGGTCGCCGCGAACGGGATGGAGACCAGCAGGATCAGCGGCTGGACCAGCGACCGGAAGGTCGCGACCAGCAGCATGAACACGATCGCGATGGCCGCGAGCATGGCCAGGCCCAGCGAGCCGAAGGCCTCGTCCTGGTCCTCGGAGACGCCGCCGATGGAGGCGGTGGCGCCCTCCGGCAGGTCCAGGGCCTTGAGCTTGGTCTGCAGCTCGGCGCTGACCGCGCCGGTGTTGTCGCCGAGCGGCCGTGCCGTGACGGTGGCGGCGCGGGCGCCGTCGATCCGGGTCATCGCGACCGGTCCGGGGACCTCCTTGACCTCGGCGATGTCACCGAGCCTGACCGGGCCGACCGGGAGCGCCTGCAGTTCGGCCAGGGTGGTGGCCGGCTTCGCGGACCTGATGACGATGTCCCGCTCGGTGTCGTCGAGTACGGCCTTGCCCGCCGGGTTGCCCCGGACGGCCTGCGCGACGACCGCGCCGAGCGCGGCCTGGTCCAGGCCGGCCTCGGCCGTCTTGGGGGTGGCGGTCACGGAGATGCGGGGCACGGACTGGGACAGGTCGCTCTGCACGTCGGCGACGTTCCCCAGCTTCGCGACCTCGGCGCGGACCTGCTCGGCGGCCTCGGCGAGGACCTTGCCGTCACCGGCCTTGACGACCACGCTGAGGTTCTGGCTGCCGAAGCCGTCGCCCGCGACGATGCGGGTCTCGCCGATGCCGTCGAGAGCGGCCAGCTTGCTCTCGATGCCCTTCTTGACGGCGTCCGCCTTGCCGGAGTCCTTCAGGCTGACCTGGTACGAGGCCTGGTTGGAGCCCGTACCGCCGCCGAAGGCCGCGAGGAAGCCGGAGGAGCCGACGGTGACCTGGTAGCTCTTGACGCCGTCGACCGAGGACAGCACCTGCTCGATCTTGCGGCTCGCCTCGTCGGAGGCCGCGAGCGAGGTGCCGGGGGCGAGCTCCTGCTTGACCGTCAGGACTTCTTGCTCGCCCTGGTCGAAGAAGTTGGTCTTCAGCAGCGGGGTCATCCCGAAGGTGCCGAAGAGGACGACCACCGCGATGGCCACACTGGTGAGCCGGCGGCGGGTGGCGAAGCCCAGGACGCGGACGTAGAAGAGCTGGAGGCGGCTGCGCGCCTCCTTCTCCTCGGCCTCGCGGCGGGCCTTGGCCGCGCTCTCGGCGTTGCCGGGCTCGACGCCCTTGGGCGCGCTCAGGAACCAGTACGAGAGCACCGGTACGACCGTCAGCGAGACGAGCAGCGAGGCCAGCAGGGCGGCGGTGACGGTGAGCGAGAAGGAGCCGAAGAGCTCGCCGATCATGCCGCCGGTGAGGCCGATCGGGAGGAAGACGGCGACGGTGGTGAGGGTGGAGGAGGTGACCGCGCCGGCGACCTCCTTGACCGCGGTGATGATCGCGGCCTCGCGCTCCTCGCCGTAGCCGAGGTGGCGCTTGATGTTCTCCAGGACCACGATCGAGTCGTCGACGACGCGGCCGATGGCGATGGTGAGGGCGCCCAGGGTCAGCATGTTGAGCGACAGGTCCTGGGTCCACAGCACGATGAGCGCGAGGACGACGGACAGCGGGATGGAGACCGCCGTGACCAGCGTCGAGCGCAGCGAGGCCAGGAAGACCAGGATCACGATCACCGCGAAGAGCAGGCCGAGCAGGCCTTCGGTGGTGAGGCTGGAGATGGACTTGGCGACGGCCGGGCCCTGGTCGCTGACGACGGTGAGGTCGGCTCCGGCGCCGAGCGTGGTGCGCAGCCCGGGCAGCTTGTCCTTGACCGCGTCGGAGATGGCGACGGCGCTGCCGTCCTTGTCCATGGTGAGGACGAGGGCGAGGCTGGGCTTGCCGTTGGTGCGGGTGATGGAGACGGCCTTGGCCGGCTCCTGCTTCACGGAGGCGACGTCGGCGAGGCGGACGGCCGGCTTGCCCGTACCGGGGCTCAGGCGCAGCTCTTCGAGCTGGGCGAGGGAGGTGTAGCCGCCGCCGACGCGTACGGTGCGGTTCTTGCCCGCCTCGTCGAAGGAGCCGGCGGGGACGGCCGCGCCGCCCGCCTGGAGGCCCGCGGCGAGCTTGGCGCCGTCGAGGCCGGCGGCCGCGAGCTTGGCGGTGTCGGGGGTGACGGTGACCTGGAGGTCCTGGACGCCGTCGACGGTGACCTGGCCGACGCCCTCGATGTCGGAGAGGACGGGGACGACGGAACGTTCCAGCTGGTCGGCGAGCGCCTGCTGGTCCTTGTCGGCGGTGACGGCCAGGATGACGGTCGGGATGTCGTCGGTGGAACCGGCCACGACCTGCGGCTCCACGTCGGCGGGCAGCCGGACGCGAGCCCGGTTCACGGCCTGCTGGACGTCGGCGACGAGCTGCTTGGTGCCGCTGTCGCCGTAGTCGAAGGTGGCCATGATGAGGGCGTTGCCCTCGCTGGCGGTGGAGGTGATGCCGGTGAGGCCGTCGACACCCTTGAGCATGGCCTCGATCGGTTCGACGACCTGCTTCTCGACCACGTCGGGCGAGGCGCCCTGGTACGGCGCGAGCACGGACACCATCGGCAGTTCGATGGAGGGCAGCAGCTGCTGCTTGAGCTGCGGGATGGCTATGGCGCCGAAGAGCAGCGCCACGATCGACACGAGGCCGACCAGGGCCCTTTGGGCCAGGCTGAAGCGGGACAGCCACGACATGGGTATGAGATCTCTCTGCAGTGACGAACGCGAGGGCACTCCTACCCTGTCGCACCGCCGCGGGGGGTTTCGTCGCTCGCAGGTGCCGTCCTTATGTGCGGCATACCGCGAATGGAGTACGCCGTACCGGGCGGTGCTACTCCGCGCGGGGGCGCACCAGTCCCGATTCGTAGGCAATAACCACCAATTGGGCCCGGTCGCGGGCGCCCAGCTTGGCCATGGCCCGGTTCACGTGGGTCTTGACGGTCAGCGGGCTGACCTCCAGCCGCCCCGCGATCCCGTCGTTCGACAGCCCGGCCGCGACGTGCACGAGGACCTCGCGCTCGCGGACGGTCAGAGCGGCGAGCCGCTCGGAGTGCGCCCCGGCCGAAGACCCGGCGGCGGCCGGGCCGCCGCCTTGGGCGAGGAAGGTGGCGATGAGCCCCTTGGTGGCGGCCGGCGAGAGCAGCGCCTCACCGGCCGCGGCGACGCGGATGGCGTTCAGCAGCTCCTCGGGCTCGGCACCCTTGCCGAGGAAGCCGGAGGCTCCGGCCCGCAGGGCCGAGACCACGTACTCGTCGACCTCGAAGGTCGTCAGCATCACCACGCGCACACCGGCGAGTTCCGGATCCGCGCTGATCATGCGGGTGGCGGCGAGCCCGTCGGTACCGGGCATCCGGATGTCCATGAGGACGACGTCCGGGCGCGTCCGGCGGGCGAGCTCGAAGGCCTGCGCGCCGTCGGAGGCCTCCCCCACGACCTCCATGTCGGCCTCGGAGTCGACGAGCACCCTGAACGCGCTGCGCAGCAGCGCCTGGTCGTCGGCGAGCAGCACCCTGACGGGCGCGGCGGAGGGCAGGTCCGTCACAACGTGGTCCACGGGGTGAGCGTACGCGGACCCGCCACCGGCGCTCAGCCCAGGGCGAGGACGATCAGGGCGGTGGTCGCCGCGACCTCGGCGAGGGCGCCGAAGACGTCGCCGGTGACCCCGTCGAAGCGGCGTACACAGCGGCGCAGCAGCAGTTCGGCGGCGAGCAGGGCGGCCAGGACCGCCGCCGCGCTGCGGCCTGCGGCGGGCAGTCCCAGCGGGAGTGCGGCGGCCGTGGCCAGCACGACGACGAGGACGGCGATCAGCAGGGCGGCGGGCCGCGGGACCGCTCCGGCGACGGCGGCGCCGAGCCCCCCGGGGCGGGCCGCCGGGATGCCGTCCCTGCAGGCCAGGGTCATGGCGAGGCGGGCGGCCACGGCGGCGACCACGGCGGCGAGGGCGCCGCGGGTCCAGCTGTCGGCGTAGATGTCGGACAGGGCGGCCACCTGCAGGAGCAGCACGATCACCAGGGCCACGACACCGAAGGGGCCGATGTCGGACTGCTTCATGATCCGCAGGGCCTCGTCCGCGGGTTTGGCGCTGCCGAGGCCGTCGGCGGTGTCGGCCAGGCCGTCGAGGTGCAGCGCGCGGGTCAGCGCGGCCGGTACGGCGACGGTGACGGCCGCGGCGAGCAGCGGGCCCGCGCCGAGCAGCAGCAGAAGC encodes:
- the cobS gene encoding adenosylcobinamide-GDP ribazoletransferase; protein product: MTDSYDGPPQTPPPERASFPDGVRFAFGTLTVLPARITRWDRPAARTGMACAPLAGLVVGVLAALPGVLLLLLGAGPLLAAAVTVAVPAALTRALHLDGLADTADGLGSAKPADEALRIMKQSDIGPFGVVALVIVLLLQVAALSDIYADSWTRGALAAVVAAVAARLAMTLACRDGIPAARPGGLGAAVAGAVPRPAALLIAVLVVVLATAAALPLGLPAAGRSAAAVLAALLAAELLLRRCVRRFDGVTGDVFGALAEVAATTALIVLALG
- the erpA gene encoding iron-sulfur cluster insertion protein ErpA, with the protein product MSVQDDKTTVSDGILLSDAAAEKVRTLLEQEGRDDLALRVAVQPGGCSGLRYQLFFDERSLDGDVVKDFDGVKVVTDRMSSPYLHGASIDFVDTIEKQGFTIDNPNATGSCACGDSFS
- a CDS encoding efflux RND transporter permease subunit; this encodes MSWLSRFSLAQRALVGLVSIVALLFGAIAIPQLKQQLLPSIELPMVSVLAPYQGASPDVVEKQVVEPIEAMLKGVDGLTGITSTASEGNALIMATFDYGDSGTKQLVADVQQAVNRARVRLPADVEPQVVAGSTDDIPTVILAVTADKDQQALADQLERSVVPVLSDIEGVGQVTVDGVQDLQVTVTPDTAKLAAAGLDGAKLAAGLQAGGAAVPAGSFDEAGKNRTVRVGGGYTSLAQLEELRLSPGTGKPAVRLADVASVKQEPAKAVSITRTNGKPSLALVLTMDKDGSAVAISDAVKDKLPGLRTTLGAGADLTVVSDQGPAVAKSISSLTTEGLLGLLFAVIVILVFLASLRSTLVTAVSIPLSVVLALIVLWTQDLSLNMLTLGALTIAIGRVVDDSIVVLENIKRHLGYGEEREAAIITAVKEVAGAVTSSTLTTVAVFLPIGLTGGMIGELFGSFSLTVTAALLASLLVSLTVVPVLSYWFLSAPKGVEPGNAESAAKARREAEEKEARSRLQLFYVRVLGFATRRRLTSVAIAVVVLFGTFGMTPLLKTNFFDQGEQEVLTVKQELAPGTSLAASDEASRKIEQVLSSVDGVKSYQVTVGSSGFLAAFGGGTGSNQASYQVSLKDSGKADAVKKGIESKLAALDGIGETRIVAGDGFGSQNLSVVVKAGDGKVLAEAAEQVRAEVAKLGNVADVQSDLSQSVPRISVTATPKTAEAGLDQAALGAVVAQAVRGNPAGKAVLDDTERDIVIRSAKPATTLAELQALPVGPVRLGDIAEVKEVPGPVAMTRIDGARAATVTARPLGDNTGAVSAELQTKLKALDLPEGATASIGGVSEDQDEAFGSLGLAMLAAIAIVFMLLVATFRSLVQPLILLVSIPFAATGALGLLIATGTPMGVPAMIGMLMLIGIVVTNAIVLIDLVNQYRAQGLGVVEAVVEGGRHRLRPILMTALATIFALLPMALGVTGEGGFISQPLAVVVIGGLVSSTVLTLLLVPTLYTMVELRKERRRAKRAAKREARLTVVPAPAAAEDEVPAKA
- a CDS encoding response regulator yields the protein MDHVVTDLPSAAPVRVLLADDQALLRSAFRVLVDSEADMEVVGEASDGAQAFELARRTRPDVVLMDIRMPGTDGLAATRMISADPELAGVRVVMLTTFEVDEYVVSALRAGASGFLGKGAEPEELLNAIRVAAAGEALLSPAATKGLIATFLAQGGGPAAAGSSAGAHSERLAALTVREREVLVHVAAGLSNDGIAGRLEVSPLTVKTHVNRAMAKLGARDRAQLVVIAYESGLVRPRAE
- the nadA gene encoding quinolinate synthase NadA; translated protein: MRVVTTAQPLDVQPTPLALLLLGREADPKSERGVECPGDLPSPSDPNLVERARAAKEKLGDKVFILGHHYQRDEVIEFADVTGDSFKLAKDAAAKPEAEYIVFCGVHFMAESADILTSDDQKVVLPDLAAGCSMADMATAEQVAECWDVLTEAGVADVTVPVSYMNSSADIKAFTGKHGGTICTSSNAKKALEWAFEQGEKILFLPDQHLGRNTAVRDMGMSLDDCALYNPHKPNGGLTAEQLRNAKMILWRGHCSVHGRFSVDSVNDVRARIPGVNVLVHPECKHEVVAAADYVGSTEYIIKALEAAPAGSKWAIGTELNLVRRLANRFAAEDKEVVFLDKTVCFCSTMNRIDLPHLVWTLESLAEGTLVNQIQVDKETESFAKLALERMLALP